In the Arachis hypogaea cultivar Tifrunner chromosome 20, arahy.Tifrunner.gnm2.J5K5, whole genome shotgun sequence genome, CAAGTCAATCTCCTTCTCGCCGAACTTAGTCTCGATCAAATCCACCACCTTACTCTTACCGACATCTCCCCTTTTCCTCTTGTCTAACCTTCCTAACTAGCGAAGGTTGATTCACCTCGCCCCCTACATCGGCCTTTACATGGCTACTTGATCCTTCCTTCTCCACATTTTTTGTCTGGAAAAAATCTCACAAGCTGCTAGAGATCACCTTCGGAGCCTTCTCAACTGCAAAGACAAACACAAACATACGTTACATACTATACTCACCAAAATAACACTTCAAAATAAAGTCTAAGATTACCTATATACTCGAATACTGCATCCCTATTCGATTCCCATTCAAGAAGCTCTGTAACAGATAACAAATCTGAAGATGAAATATTATTCACCAAAAATTCAACCACCATCTCATTTCTATACTCCATTGTTTTCATACCCAATATTTGTTGAGGTCTTGTACACCAATATAACGAAAATATCTCTAATAAACATTCATCTACATACCACAGAAACTCATCCTCAACAACACTAACCATCAAATACATTAACTTAAACCTTTTCAAAGATGACTTATACAGACTAAATATAACACGGCCTGGAGCACTAGCCAAATTCAGTCAACCCCCCTCTTTACACCTTTACATTGAAATAAagcaaaaaatacttttaatgaAGGATCTACTTCAAGATAATCCATAAATATTTCAAACACCCTTACAAATGCCCAAGAATTAGGGTGTAACTGTGAGGGTGCACACTTCAGCTGCATTAACACCCCACAtttaaactttgaaaaagaaaacctAACACCTAGCTCTACAAATATGCAGCTATAcataaagaaaaattcaaaaccatcacTCCGATGATATATATGATCAACAACAACACATGGCAAAAACCTAATTTTTAGAACTTTTCCCTCCCTGACCCAAGATGATGCAGTACCTAATTGAGATATGTTATGGTCATCATCGAAAACAGATACCCATTCCTTCATAAAATCTGCAACCCACACAAAAAGGTCATTTGGATCCCAAATCTTCAACAATCTTATCACTCTCTTCGACCGTCACTTTATTCTTTTGCCCCTTTAAACTCCTTTTGGATACACCCTTTCCCTTTTCCATTTCAGAAGCACAATAAAATACGAAATGTACTACAAAAGAAACCAGAAgcaaaattactaacctcttttgcTCATCTTCAGTAAAAACTCAAATGTCAATAAACCAGCCAAAACCAAACGAACACTGTAACTCCAATTTTTTACAACACCCACTAACCCATCACATCCACAACTTCAAAAAGACCAAACCAAAACTCTAACCACTTGGGACCGTTAATCATGCCCAAAGCATATGTAACCGGTCATATTCACATTAGTAACCGCATCCATTTTCCCTGAAGCATTCATTGCATGtgtcttttcaattattttctcttttcttctatttattccatttatttatttcatttctcaaaaaaaaaaaaaaatacacacacacaTGCAAGCACACCCCAAATTCATTTTTAAAGGGACACCTTccgccaaaattcaaattttcatttgtctccaaaaattttaaatgaacAAGTCAAGCTTGGGGGCTGCCACTATCGTGATCCTAAGTTATAGATTGAAAGCTCAACTTGCTACTTGCTTATAGTCAAACAATCTCACAGATCAAGTTTAGGGACTATGATCTGTTACTTATAATCCAACCCAACGGAAACCTATGAACTCGAAATCCAAACAAAGCAAATAACCACGTACCAACCTAAACCAAGTGCGAGAATCTCTCCACAGAAATTTCTAAACAACCCCAACAAACCACTAAGACGTGATTGCCAAATAATTAGCCAAAACTCCTTAACATTATAGAGATACCGATAACCATTCACTAACATAACAACTTTATAAACACAACAAAACCTATTTGGTGAAGGTACGTAATTCACTCAAAACATCATCCCTACTACTTTACACTCTTAGTGACTTGAGCATTGAAGTGCTTTGCAGATACCCACCGTCGCCATTCTTGAAAGAGCCGACGTATAATTCATCCACTCCAGGGAGAACTGGTTCAAGCATTGAATAGAACGAGCTATAACTTGGAGCTTGATACTCACACAGAAATAATAGGTTTCCTCTCATTTCACTACACTTCATTATTTACCATTAATAATTTCAATCAGACGAAAAATTATATGAACTTAGCTTACTAATACTAGCCTAGAATGAGCGACTCAAATACTCTAATTAAATATTAATGTGGAATGTAGACCGGATAAAGAAATATTTAACACCTTACAAGCCCATATGAAATTATCTAGAGTTAGTGTATGTCGAGTCGTTTGAGAGAACTATTTGCTTGTAatgtaaaaaatagtttttttaggatgtatttgaaattttttaaaattgaaattgatttgatttgtaattctcttgtttgaaatagataaagaataaaaaataaaaaataaaaagtgatttGGTTTAGAAATTTCATTAAGTTACTTTAAAACTAGTTTTAATTCTCTCGTGTTTTATACTATTTGGATACAACTGAATTGattaagttctaaaaaaaatgaaaaagactgATTTACATTTATATTAGTATAAGAAAAGAGTAATTAGTATAAGTTAAGAATAAAtaacgaaaaatataaaatatgatattgaaatcaattgattcttattaatttataatctaaacataaaaattaattttcaactcaattttgttcttattttatattttttcctaAATACAATAAATAATTCACAATTTAATTCCAAAAACTTTTATTTCCAAATACATTCTGAAAGAGAGCAGTTTTTGGCTCTGTTAGGATTTTTTAGTGCTCTGTTAGGGTTTTTTAACGGAGTTTCTACTGCCATCAAGGCTACATTGTCAACGTCAATTAAATCTCAATACAAGTCTACATAATCTGCATGGCTGAGACAACGAGGGATGAAGATCGGACCGAGGAATACAACCGAAAAGGAGGTAGGAATGTGATTCTACTGGAAGAGGCAGACATATCAGAAGGTATTAAGGCTTGCTCCAATAGTCTCTTTGGCAGACTCTTTGCTTCCAAAACCTTCTCAGTTAGAACCATGGAGAATGCTTTAAAGGCTTTATGGAAAAATCCGGAAGGATTTAGCGTGAGTGACAAAGGGGATAattctttccaattcttttttaataaagaagtgGATGTCTTGCGTGTTAAACGTAGTTCTCCATGGCTATTTAAAGATTATGTGCTCCATGTCAAGAGATGGAAGGAAGATCAGAATTGTGATGAAGAGAATATTTCCAATTTTCCAGTTTGGGTTCAATTTTGTGGTTTGCCAGAATTATTTAAAGCCCTTCGAAGTTGGACGTAAATTGGGAGAGAAACTGGGCACAGTGTTGGAGGTAGGTAAATTTTAGATGCGAGGCAGAGAAACTAGGATTGTGAAGGCCAAAATCAATATTGATGCTTCCAGGCAAGTGAGAGATCAGTTAATAGTGGCAGGACCTAATAAAACGGAGGTAGAAGTGGCACTACGCTATGAGAGACTTGGAAAGTTCTGTACCTATTGCGCAAAATTGGGGCATGAGGTAAAAAACTGCCATGATTTGTTGAAGGACACATAGAGTGATATGGTAAAAGAGGATGACATTGGCGAATGGGTTAAAGCAAGCCAAGTGGGAACGCGAATCTACTCTGAAGGAGAAAGAACATTCAGCAACTCAACTCAAAATCAGAATAAGGCCACTCAACGTAAGAAAAAACCGGTCTTAAACTGCTTATTGGAAGAATTTACAGGGATGTCAATGCAAGAAGGGAAACAAAGTTTGAAACCATAAGACACTGGTAACAGGGCAGCACCTGAGTCACCTCAATCATCCAATTCTAGAACAGAATGCATGGAGGTTATCATAGCTGGTCAGTCTAATACCAAGGAGGATGAAGGGCAGCTTATGCAATTTGCTATTGGGCAGTGTCTCACCACAGAGAAAGGTAGGAAGTGGAAAAGATTAGCAAGACAAGGTACTACATAGTCAGATACTAAAAGTGAACACAAAAGAAGGTTGATGAGTGGTATAGctgaaggatctacaaagaaagcaagaacaaAGGATGAAAATGCAGTTGAACAGatggtggagggtgccagccAACAAATGGCACCCAAGGCGCCATGAGAACTATAGTTTGGAATTGTCGTggtttggggagacccctgacaatTCACACCTTAAAAGGGATCTGTAAATCCCACTCCCCCGAGATTgtgtttaaaagttaaaaaaagaacCAATCTCGACAGGTGGAAGCAAAACTTCAAGTATGCGGCTACGAAAACTGGCATATTGTTAACCCGGCAGGAGTGGCAGGAGGACTTGTGCTAGCTTGGAAGGACAACATCAGTGTTCAAATTATTAGCAGTGGAGAA is a window encoding:
- the LOC112785695 gene encoding uncharacterized protein, which codes for MAETTRDEDRTEEYNRKGGRNVILLEEADISEGIKACSNSLFGRLFASKTFSVRTMENALKALWKNPEGFSVSDKGDNSFQFFFNKEVDVLRVKRSSPWLFKDYVLHVKRWKEDQNCDEENISNFPVWVQFCGLPELFKALRSWT